The proteins below are encoded in one region of Pseudophryne corroboree isolate aPseCor3 chromosome 8, aPseCor3.hap2, whole genome shotgun sequence:
- the LOC134947583 gene encoding uncharacterized protein LOC134947583, whose amino-acid sequence MDANREFWAGFIDLYQANECLWRVGTRDYANRGKKNLAYQQLARYSLAQDSGADIKWVKRKIQNLRTVFLKEHRKYKDSQRSGAGSDQVKKPTLWYYDLMKFVLDEEPSRTARSTEEPNTPEMFEPEEEESVDPLSSRELDVEPAVDEPADQATVRPELEESEAAMGTPQLPARRRCRPAIPRRSVSSSRSDTILRQAEEVLKNRPDRFEAIGDHLACELREMNPTQQKYAQRLVYAIISHGQDDELTNHSGVVLDTRQVPSTSYAPPPTHPPMYSAPVIPPQQYPTYPAPGYQMPQSPFPGTSSGGVFTTLLSAHSTVQGDLNF is encoded by the exons ATGGATGCAAACCGTGAATTCTGGGCTGGATTCATCGATCTCTACCAGGCCAATGAGTGCTTGTGGCGTGTGGGAACAAGGGATTACGCCAACAGAGGAAAGAAAAATCTGGCATACCAGCAATTGGCCAGGTACAGCCTTGCCCAAGATAGTGGTGCCGACATCAAGTGGGTGAAGAGGAAGATCCAGAATCTGAGGACAGTATTTCTTAAGGAGCACAGGAAATACAAAGATTCCCAACGTTCAGGAGCGGGGTCAGATCAAGTCAAGAAGCCAACATTATGGTATTATGACTTGATGAAGTTCGTATTGGATGAGGAGCCTTCGAGGACAGCGCGGAGCACGGAGGAGCCGAACACGCCCGAGATGTTCGAGCCTGAGGAAGAGGAGAGTGTGGATCCG CTGTCTTCGAGGGAGCTGGACGTGGAACCTGCAGTGGATGAGCCGGCAGACCAAGCCACTGTAAGGCCGGAGCTGGAGGAGAGTGAGGCGGCGATGGGAACACCCCAGCTTCCGGCTAGAAGGAGATGCCGGCCAGCTATCCCTAGAAGATCTGTCTCGTCCAGCAGGTCAGATACAATTCTGAGGCAGGCAGAGGAGGTCCTAAAAAACAGACCGGATAGATTTGAAGCTATTGGAGACCATTTAGCATGTGAGTTGCGGGAGATGAACCCCACTCAGCAAAAATACGCCCAGCGTCTGGTATATGCCATTATATCACATGGCCAGGATGATGAATTGACCAACCACAGTGGCGTTGTGTTAGATACCAGACAGGTGCCTAGTACATCTTATgcccctcccccaactcacccTCCCATGTATTCTGCGCCGGTAATTCCTCCTCAACAATACCCCACATATCCTGCTCCGGGTTACCAAATGCCACAATCCCCCTTCCCTGGCACCTCTTCAGGTGGAGTGTTCACCACTCTGTTGAGTGCACACTCCACTGTTCAAGGCGACCtaaatttttaa